A segment of the Juglans regia cultivar Chandler chromosome 15, Walnut 2.0, whole genome shotgun sequence genome:
TCAAGAAAATGAATGGTGATTAGAATCAGatacaatttatatatcaaACTTCTATAATGTAATTGTATCTATTGCATTTTGGAATAAATTAGTGGCGTATAAACAAAAAGACCCTTTATGCAAAGATAGGcactttcctctctctctctcatcactacTACTACAAGTACCTCCTTTTCATCATCAAGCCTATTGCCACGGCACCCAATGATCCCTCAAATCATTCCACTTATAtacttcttctcttcctcttctccttccttaCAACAACCATCTTAAAGCCTCTTACTCTCGCAAATGGCTCTTAGGTCTCTTACATTCCTTTTTGGGTTACTTTTGTCACTCTCTTGTCTTTCTCATGCAATCAATAAAAACCAATCTGAGTTCTTCACCTTGATGAAAAAGACTGCCTTGGGGAACTCCTTGTCTAGCTGGGATGTCTCGGGAGGGAAGCCTTATTGCATGTTCAATGGAGTTAGCTGCGATGATCAAGGTGATGTTGTTAAAATCGATGTCTCCAGTTGGTCACTTTCAGGTGACTTCCCCGAAAATGTGTGCTCTTACCTGCCAAAATTGCGAGTGCTCCGCCTTAGCCGCAACAATTTCAGTGGCAACTTTCCTGTCAGTATCGTCAACTGCAGCTTCTTGGAAGAGCTGAACATGAGTCGATTGTATCAATCAGGAACTCTTCCTGATTTCTCGTCTATGAAGTCTCTGAGGATACTTGATTTGTCATACAATCACTTTGTGGGCAACTTCCCCATGTCAATCATCAATCTCACCAATCTGGAGGTGCTTAACTTCAATGAAAACCATGCTTTCAACATATGGGAACTCCCAGAGAACATTTCCAGGTTGACAAAGCTCAAGTCTATGATCTTGACAACGTGCATGGTGCAGGGTACGATCCCTACAACAATAGGAGATATGACATCTCTTGTTGATCTTGAATTAAGTGGAAATTACCTTGTTGGTAGAATTCCAGCAGAGATTGGGTTGTTGAGGAACTTAAAACAGCTTGAACTCTACTACAACCAACTTGTTGGCAACATACCTGAGGAGCTTGGAAATCTAACGGAGCTCATAGACCTGGACATGTCTGTCAATAGGTTGACGGGCAATATCCCAGAATCCATTTGTCGTCTTCCCAAGCTCCAAGTCCTACAGCTTTACAACAACAGCCTTACAGGAGAAATCCCAAGTGCAATTGAAAATTCAACGACCTTGACAATTTTATCACTTTATGACAATTTTTTGACAGGAGGAGTTCCACGAAATCTAGGACATTCATCACATTTGATTGTTCTAGATTTATCAGAAAACTATCTGTCGGGTCCATTGCCAGCAGAGGTTTGCAAGGGAGGTAGACTGCTTTACTTTCTTGTACTTGATAACATGTTCTCTGGAAATTTACCATACACATATGAAAAATGTGAGACTTTACTACGGTTTCGAGTTAGTCATAATCGTTTAGAGGGACCCATACCTAAAGGACTTTTGAGTCTTCCCCATGCCGCAATCATTGACTTGGGCTACAATAATTTGACTGGAAACCTTGTTGACACAATTGGAAATGCTAGAAATTTATCAGAACTGTTCATACAGAGTAATAGGATTTCAGGTGTTTTACCACCTGATATCTCCGGTGCTACCAATTTGGTGAAGATTGATCTTAGTAATAATTTGTTGTCTGGTCCAATACCTTCAGAAATTGGCAAGTTGAGAAAGCTAAATCTGCTGCTGCTACAAATCAACAAGTTCACATCTCCCATCCCTGATTCACTTTCTATGCTAAAATCTCTCAATGTTCTTGATCTCTCATACAACCAGTTGACCGGAAGTATCCCAGAAAGCCTATCTGAATTGTTGCCTAACTCTGTCAACTTTTCAAACAATTTGCTTTCTGGTCCAATTCCTCTCTCATTAATAAAAGGAGGGTTGGTAGAAAACTTCTTTGGCAACCCAGAACTTTGTGTGTTGGTCTATGTTAATTCCTTTGATCAAAAGTTTCCCATTTGTTCAAAAACTCACAACCGAAAGAAACTAAATTCCATCTGGGCAATTGGAGTTTCTGTTGTTCTCATCCTTCTGGGAGCTCTCCTTTTCTTAAAGCGCCGGTTTAGTAAAGAAAGAGCTGTGATAGAACATGAGGAGACATTGTCTTCATCTTTCTATTCATATGATGTAAAAAGCTTCCATCGAACAAGTTTCGATCAACGCGAGGTGATCGATGCCATGGTGGACAAGAACATCGTGGCGCATGGAGGATCTGGGACGGTGTACAAAATTGAGTTGAGCAATGGGGAAATTTTTGCTGTGAAAAAGTTATGGaatcaaagaataaaacaaactaCTTCAGCGGGTCAATTGTTCATAGACAAGGAGTTAAAAACAGAGGTGGAAACTCTGGGAAGTATAAGGCACAGAAACATAGTCAAATTGTACTGCTACTTCTCAAGTTTAGATTGCAGCATGCTTGTTTATGAGTATATGCCGAATGGCAACCTTTGGGATGTTCTTCACAAAGGTTGCATTCATTTGGATTGGCCTACTCGCCATCAGATTGCATTAGGCATTGCACAAGGTTTAGCATATCTCCACCATGATCTACTCCATCCAATCATTCACAGAGACATCAAGTCAACCAATATCCTTTTAGATGTTAATTACCAGCCCAAAGTCGCAGATTTTGGCATAGCCAAGGTTTTACAAGCAAGAGGAGGGAAGGATTCATTCACTACAGTAGTTGCAGGGACTTTTGGTTACTTGGCACCAGGTAATTTTCTTGCCACTTGGGAAAACTGGGATTCAATCACATATTTAGAACTCAAAGGGAAATTTTCAACTTGCAACTCAAAATCTATTGCTTCCAATGTTGTAGTTGTTTGACACATTTAACAAACCACTGGAGTGGGTCCAGGAATGATgaaaaagcatttttttttttttaacatcatcTTGGGTCTCATAAGAAGTAATATATTTACAGACGAaacttacaaatataaaaactttACGAGTAATGTTAAGTACGAGTCTCAGATACACAAATTTTGCgcaaatttttttgtaaaaactgGTTTTTAACACTTTTTCATATTgtggtctatttttttttaataaaaaacatgTGCAAGACTTGTACATTTGGGACtagtatatatcattattcaaacttCATTACAAATTTATCACCTAATgtttcatttcaacttaattgatttttgtgACAGAATATGCATATACATCAAAGGCAACAACCAAGTGTGATGTGTACAGTTTTGGAGTAGTTCTAATGGAACTGATAACTGGGAAGAAGCCAGTAGAGCCAGAGTTTGGAGAGAGCAAGAATATCATCTATTGGGTCTCAAAAAACGTGGACACAAAAGAAGGAGCTTTGGAGGTCTTAGACAAGAGATTATCAGAGTTGTTCCAGGACGAGATGATCAAGGTTCTTCTCATTGCCATTCGTTGTACCTACAAAGCCGCAGCCCTTCGCCCAACCATGAAGGAAGTTGTTCAGTTGCTGATTGACGCTGACCCCTGTGCATTCGATTGCTGCAAATCTTCAAATAAGATTAAAGAATAAACAATTTTGATTTATGAGTACATCATGAGGACTTGgcatctgtatatatatatatatatatatatatatatatataaactctctctctctctctctctctcaaagtgAATGGGAGACTCACCATCATAAAGAGCAACTTACTATGATATTGTCTTTGTAATTTTTAACAACATTAGTTTGTAGATTTTgacagttttattttttacactgTGACTTCTTGCCTTCTAAGATCGTCCTCTCTAATTTctgataaatttttaatatttaatttaatttttttttttaaaaaaaaaaatgtttggtgaatcaattgcaTGCTCTAAATGCTTTATAACAACGCAAAGCATCTATCTATATTTTGAAGACACACCAATATTAATGAAAGCATTACCAGCTAGCATTTATATActaagtttgtttgtttgtttttgatttgtttgttcttttatttcatgGGAGTGTTCCTAAGGGAAGagacaagaagaaaagaagatgacATATTGGTCAGGAGGGGGGGTGTACGTGTGATTCGTATGCATTGCATGGAATTAGGGGTATATTTTAGGCATGCATGCACCAAAGTGGCTCGAATTctgacttttaaaataaaagcatCATTGGCATGTGGAGACTTCAGTACTGATTGACCATAAGCATCTGTTTCTTCCTTTTTCAAATGTGGGTTTGATTGTTTTATATATGTAGGAATAGATGAGGTGTATGGATCGATGCACAGGCATAAACCACTTTTGTTTCAGTACTATAGATAATGAGCCTCCACTTACAAGTTGGAGAACATCTTTTTCTCCCCAAATTGTGTTTTGAATGAGACATgggattctttcatttttctacaaattaatgcatctcaactatatataatatatatgtatatgtatacatatatattatatatatgtatttgtgtgtatacatatacatatatatatatgagttttgctacagaTAAGCCGGTTTATTAACTATAACCTTAAAAAAACTAGAACACTAATCATTTTTTTGCATTGTTGATGTAGAAAGTTTCCACATCAGCAGTATACTgtgtatgtaaaaaataaggcttatatatatatatatatatatatatatatgttgtaataGCTAGCTCATGTAATTAAAAGCTTTAAGTTCCTCTGGTGCTTGTCTACAATGCATTTCATTGAGCTATTTAATTGAtttgaactcttttttttttttttatctctcaagTAGTCTGGTGGCAATCACAGTCGTGGTTCCTTAAACATGCATTGATATTGTTTCTTAAAAACTAAACACCAATGAATGTATAAAAAAGATCATTAATCTTAACCCAATCAAAGTCTTAAAAattgactaattttttttatttacagttattaatatatatatatatatatatatatatatggacttgATCTTAACGAGATATAtatagaaaggaaaatgctacttgaTCCTCTCAAAGttacaattcaaatattttattttattttattttattaaagattaaggaagtgactattagtaaaattatatatattattttatttttcttaatgattaaagatgttaaaaaaatatttaagagaaaatgaaaaaaataatttgcacTAGCGGTACATCCAGTGATAAATTCGGAGCGACGGACTAGCTCTACCCATGTAGAAATAGAATTTGAAAATCATTTCCATTACAAGTGATATCAGACAGACTTTCGACTTTTTACAATCAGCCAATCCGcgtttgttttcgtaaatgaaatgagatgtgatgagatgagattaaagttaaaagttcaataaagtattattagaatttttttttttttttttgagatttaaaaagttgaattgcaaACTAGGTCTACTCGCCCTCAAACAAGTTGCTTAAACATCCCTCATTTGAGCaacaatctttaaaaaaatggagtttTTTTCCCTACCAATCAAAATGCATgaccatttttatttatttttaaataaaaaatctagcaTGGGATGAAAGTTTTTTAAGTTATTAACCTAATAATATCTGCTTGGGATATTAACTCATGAGTTTGTAAAGACATTAGAGTAAAATTGGTGATAagtttagcatttttcataaaacttattattattattattatgccCAGCCTATAcaattaaaagtgaaaaagcgattatttatttataaattatttttggattctactgaaatttttcttttttctttttttgcttttgggTCCTTTAAGAGTAAATTAGGCCTTAACACacatatttttggtattgttcataattcagtttttaaaataaaataaccttccttttaaatatttttcacccAATTTTTTGGAATGTTCGAAATACAAAATGAGTCCTGTTTTTATGGATTGGGTGTTCATCCGGTTAGGTTTTGTAGCCATAATGATGTCATTTATAGTTTATGTTGAATAAAAAACTCACTATCATTGATCCCTCATTACTTAGTAATAtgatttcagaaaaataaaaatatcccAAGAAATAAACATATACAATTATTACATGTCAATGTACTTGCGTGATTCAAAactattaatttcaattttaagcCTAAGAAACCgcaaaataaatgagaaaattataCATACAGTTTTAGGAGCGCAATTTTCgcatattcttttcttttaaagttagtaaatttagaatttacaaaaaaaaaatatacatattttttatagtagacaatgctttttttttttcataaaataagtaCACAAGCCTTACACATTCGACTGTATCTTAGATTACTCAAAAATGAATTATAAcagttttattttctctcaacaatTGGCCAAACTCTACCATAAATGGCCATGAAAACCTAACCAGATGTAGATCAGGGATcagggttgaaaaaaaaaaaagttggctaTTAATGAACTCTCGTTTGCATGATATaatttggggaaaaaaaaaattggctatTATATTGTTTAATTACTTTTCTTACCATATATTGCATGATAtaataatttggaaaaaataatttttacttcCTAAAATGATATGCAATGCAATATATCCTACTACTTGTTAACTTAGAGAGAACCTTTGccttctctctagaaaactTTATTTCTGTGAAAGTCGCTGCTGGAGAGAAGGGTGGAGCTGTGCCTCTCACCCTCCTCTCATTCTCCTTTCTATTTCCATACTGTGTATACACTTTCAAGGTAGTGTTTTTTCTCTCCTCCCTCCACCGGTTTGATTTTGGTTAGATCTGCTGCTCTCCGGCCGCCATTCGCCTACACGCACCAAACGACCCCATCCTACAGCCATTGATCTACTAGGGTGGAGTGGAGTCGCGCTAAAAAGCTCGGCGCATGAGGAACACGCGCCGCTGCAGACCAACGCTTATGACGGCTACACGTGTCGTACCAGTAGCTTCGTCTCATTGAGATATTCCAGATCTGGGCCACCCCGTCTCCATCGCACTGGCGTGTGGTTGCCACACGCCATCATAGAAGTGCGAGAATGCAGATGATTACTAGCCGCAGATCAATTCACCCGATTTTTTACTGTGTTATCGCTTTTCCTAAATCGTGATCTTGAAGAAGGGATTGCAGATCTcttcaaaaatcatctcaagACAACAAGTAACATTGCACCCGCCACTCTCACCGCTTTCAACAGAGGTTCTACCACTACTAATGGTGGTTCCATTGTTCGCAATTTTTTACGAATagcttattttcatattttaagatGACGTCCTCTTTGTAGGACATGAGTGATGACCAATAAATTGATCGTAAaaacacttctttttttttttatccactaTTTTGTACTGTTGTTATTattctgaagtttttttttggagaaCCACATCCCTTCTTCTTGTATCATCTTTTCTAATGAACTATAcacttgcttagaaaaaaaaaatgatatgcaaTTTATGATGCATGTGTACCTAAACAATCAATGTCGACAGAATACAGTCCtcgattaataatttaatataatcttCATAGTCAGATATCAATGGACTCTGTAATGTTGGGCTTTTTTGTGGAGTCTAATTTTATTTGTGGGTAGCCCCATTGATGACCGGAGTTGAGAGTGATTCATTGCGGATTAGTGGTAGATTTTTAATGAGGCTTAGGCCATACAACAAAAGCTTGGGTTGATAGGCCTAATATAGAGCAGTTGTGGACAAGCCTTACcagatattaagaaaaaattttaacccacaatatttttgttatcatttgaaataaaattctctacaaTTCGGTGGACGTAGGTATATTGTTGAATCAAATAAACCTTATATCATAACTCATGTGTGATTGATTGTGTTTTTTCGTTTTTATCTTAAGAttgatttggattcagaaataagataagatgattagatgaaaagtgaaagttaaaaaaaatattgttacaatattattttttaatattattattattttaaaattttaaaaaattgatttgagatttgaaaaagttaaattatttattatattttatataaaaatttaaaaaaattataataatgaaaaagatgTTGTAGCGTCTAGACTAGAGATGTCTAGAGACTCTTATGTCCCCCTTTTTTCCCCTGTTTTTTATGTTGACCTGCCTGGCAGCCTGTCCATTATTGGAAACAAAACTTCTGTGATATTCAAAGCATAACggtaccatttttttttataacttaaaAGCCTCCAAAACCACGTATACCTCTCGCTTATTatcaacatttaaaaaataatatattttaaatccataatAGTTTtcagtaattatatatattttcttgagatatctatttttaaattggtagggaagatttaaatattaaaatttgattcgtaaaatttaaattttaaaatttattttttaaactaaattatatcatataatcactttattaaatatgttctacatatttgataatatatatattttttatttcttttgatataTCATGTGGTGCTAGCATCTTCATAAACATTAGGTCACGTCATATCTTCAGATGGTCTATATGAATTATAGACAAGCAGGATTTTGAATTATTGATGATCTAtagtattttacaaaaaataatgctactctAACCGCTCCCGGTCTCGGTCCGATccctctatatatttttttaatatttttaatatttttttatttagtgattaagaagtgttttttaatgatattataatttttttattttttttaaaaatattttatagtgttaaaaaaatatatgtatagaaaaataaaataaaaaatactatattttacACTATGTGTGGCTTCCAACGGGACTGTGAGTGGTGGctgtagagtgtagagtcaccTTTTACAAaagttagagcattggcaatggactagccattgccaagtctaaaatttggctaaaatcttatattttggctattgtattaacttttgactatctaAGTCCACATTGGGCtagct
Coding sequences within it:
- the LOC108993254 gene encoding receptor protein-tyrosine kinase CEPR1-like, which gives rise to MALRSLTFLFGLLLSLSCLSHAINKNQSEFFTLMKKTALGNSLSSWDVSGGKPYCMFNGVSCDDQGDVVKIDVSSWSLSGDFPENVCSYLPKLRVLRLSRNNFSGNFPVSIVNCSFLEELNMSRLYQSGTLPDFSSMKSLRILDLSYNHFVGNFPMSIINLTNLEVLNFNENHAFNIWELPENISRLTKLKSMILTTCMVQGTIPTTIGDMTSLVDLELSGNYLVGRIPAEIGLLRNLKQLELYYNQLVGNIPEELGNLTELIDLDMSVNRLTGNIPESICRLPKLQVLQLYNNSLTGEIPSAIENSTTLTILSLYDNFLTGGVPRNLGHSSHLIVLDLSENYLSGPLPAEVCKGGRLLYFLVLDNMFSGNLPYTYEKCETLLRFRVSHNRLEGPIPKGLLSLPHAAIIDLGYNNLTGNLVDTIGNARNLSELFIQSNRISGVLPPDISGATNLVKIDLSNNLLSGPIPSEIGKLRKLNLLLLQINKFTSPIPDSLSMLKSLNVLDLSYNQLTGSIPESLSELLPNSVNFSNNLLSGPIPLSLIKGGLVENFFGNPELCVLVYVNSFDQKFPICSKTHNRKKLNSIWAIGVSVVLILLGALLFLKRRFSKERAVIEHEETLSSSFYSYDVKSFHRTSFDQREVIDAMVDKNIVAHGGSGTVYKIELSNGEIFAVKKLWNQRIKQTTSAGQLFIDKELKTEVETLGSIRHRNIVKLYCYFSSLDCSMLVYEYMPNGNLWDVLHKGCIHLDWPTRHQIALGIAQGLAYLHHDLLHPIIHRDIKSTNILLDVNYQPKVADFGIAKVLQARGGKDSFTTVVAGTFGYLAPEYAYTSKATTKCDVYSFGVVLMELITGKKPVEPEFGESKNIIYWVSKNVDTKEGALEVLDKRLSELFQDEMIKVLLIAIRCTYKAAALRPTMKEVVQLLIDADPCAFDCCKSSNKIKE